The Dokdonia sp. 4H-3-7-5 genomic interval GATCTGCATGTATATATGGCATCACCACAAAACCTAACTTTACAAGCTCTTTGGCAGCTTTGAGAGTTTCTATAGGGTCAGGTAAAAGGTATTTGGGATCGGGATGAATTTCTAGTTTTATCCAATTAGTTTCTAGTGCTTCACGAGCTAGCTGGGCTGCAAATACTGCTTCTGTTGCAGTTCTTACTCCAGAGGTGTTAGGTAGTATATTCACATGAGGACACATAATGCTTTGCAGCATAGTATCCTCTTCATTGGCAACATCTACACGCTTTAGAGCAACGGTTATTAGTTCGCTCTCAGATGCTATCAAAGCCTCTCTCATTAAATGATCTGCGCTAAATTTTCCAGTTCCAGTAAATAATCGTGAGCTGAATTCCTTGTCTGCTATTTTTAAAATATCGTTCATATATTATTCAATGTATGATGTTGTTCTTTATTAAATGATGCTCCTAGTGATTTCTGGAAGGCTTCTATTTTTGTAAAATCATGGGTAATTTCTCCAGATACAGCGATTCCATGAATACCTGTTTCTAGTAGATCTGTTACGTCATCTACGGTGATTCCTCCAATTGCGATAATGGGAGTTTTAGTTTTTAATGTCTCTGTAATTAGGTGATAGCCATTATAACCTAAAACCGGACTTAAATTCTTTTTGGTAGTTGTAAATCGTAAGGGACCAAGACCTATATAATCCACTCCTTTGTCTCTTAATGATAGACAGTCTTCTAGCGTATTTGCTGTGCCACCTATAATTTGCCAAGAGTATAAATGCGCTCTAGCGACAGTAGGGCAGGAGTCGGTTTTTCCTAAGTGCACACCATCTGCTTTTACTTCTTTTGCTACTTCATAATGATCATTGATGATGAGTTTTGTATCATATTGTGCGGTTATTGTTCGCGCTTCTCTTGCTATAATTAGTACCTGATCTAGAGGAACATTCTTTAAGCGGAGTTGTACCAGTGTTGCACCATGAGAACATGCTTTCTGTAAGTTATCAAGATGCGCTTCTGGCGTATTACCCTGAGAGATATAATGTAGTTTTGGTATCATTACGACTTAATTTTCATTGGAGGGTAACTGTGTTGTCCCAGTGAGTTATCGGTTGAATTTAAGAAGGCTTCTGTATAGTATTTTGCGTTTATCGAGGCTTCTTCTATCCCTTGCTGCAATAAAATATTACTCGCAAGCGCAGCCGAAAGCACACAACCGCTTCCATGTTTTTGTAACACCTTTTCTACCTTAGGAGTAATGTTTTTTACAGCGGTTTTACTGTGGTAAAGCACGTCCCAGCCTGTTTTATCCTTTCTATGTCCGCCTTTTAAGTGAATGTTTGTGAACCTACTTATGTGTGATATTGTTTTTTCAACACTGAGGTCTGGATACAGTAGTTGGATCTCATCATAATTAGGAGTAATCACATAACATTGTGACCATATTTTATTCAAAATATCTTGATGCTCGAGGCTATGAAAATCAAAACCAGCGCTCGCCTTTATGATGGGATCTACAATGACTTTTATCTCAGGATTAAGCATATGTAACCTATCCAAAACAAGAGAGAGCACTTCCCATGATTGAATAATACCAATCTTCACTACGGAGATTTTAAACCGTTCAAAAAGCGTTTCTATTTGAGAAATAATCACAGCTTTGTCAATCCACACGCATTCTTTAAAATCGATGTCATTTTGAACCGTAACTGCGGTGCACACTGATAAACCGTATAGCCGGTGCGCTTCAAAGGTTTTAATATCTGAAGTGATTCCTGCGCCGCTTGATGGGTCTAGGCCTGCAATGGTTAGTATGTAGTTGTTCGTTTTCAATATTATTTTACTGGTTTTATTTGGGCGTTCCTTGTTTTCTTTTGCTTTTTATGTGGGCGTTCCCTTTCAGGTCAGGCTTTCGCTACTCGCTTTTTATGAATGAAATATTCATAAAAGAGCTCAGACATGCCACTCAATCCTTAACGTGAACTGTTTTATTGTTTGTACCTGTTCTCTAAATGTGACGTTCTTGCCTTTAAATTATCAACTGACTCTGCTATTCTTTTTTTAAACTGTATTTGGGCGTTCCCTTTCAGGTCAGGCTTTCACTACTCGCTTTTTTATGAATGAAATATTCATAAAAAGAGCTCAAACATATAGCCTGCGGTGAGCGCAGTCGAACCGCTCAATCCTTAACGCCAATTATTCATTGATTTGAAATATGTTATCCAAATACTGCTTTTATTTTTTTAAAACTCTGCAACGGATTCTCTGCTTTCCAAATACTTCCCAACACAGCGATTCCATTATATCCTAGTTCATTGACTTGTGCTACATTTTCTGGACAAATACCGCCTAGGGCTATGATTGTTTTATCACTATTATTTACATCAAAGCCACGGCCTTTATAGCCTTCCTTTGAAATGGAATCAAACACAGGACTCAAAAAGTGATAGTCAAATTCAAAATAGCAATCTTCTAGATTTTGCAAATCATGAAAGGAAGAGCTTATCGTTTTTCCGAACATGTTTAATCCTTTAAAATACTTACCAGGATTATTTATGTGATCCATGCGATGTTGTTCCTTAAAATGGATTCCTTTGAGATTGAATTCGTTGATTATCATATGATGATCGTGCACTACAATCTTGTCATGAAATGCAGTATCTATCTGCTGTATATAGGCGCAATATTCCTCATAACTTTTATGTGGCTTTCGTAAATGATAACATGCTAATCCTTGTTTAAATAACTGAGGCAGTATTTCAACTTCATTAGAGATATTATTTTCTGGTGATAGTACGATGATCATGTTTTTGAGTTAAGGATTGTAATGAAAATCCTTTTGCCTTTTTCTGGCAAAAGATTGTAAAGGAAAGCCTGCCCACGCTTTTGCAGCGTGGGAACTCCCACATCTTTTTACAGATATACTTCGGAACCTTTGGCTTTAAATTCTTTAGATTTTTCTTCCATACCTTTTTGAATGACCTCGTTATCAACTATGTCATTTACAGCAGCAAAATCTCTTACTTCTTGAGAAATTTTCATGGAGCAGAATTTTGGTCCGCACATGGAGCAGAAGTGAGCCACTTTTGCTCCTGCAGCTGGTAAGGTTTCATCGTGATACTCACGAGCGCGCTCTGGATCGAGACCAAGATTGAACTGGTCTTCCCAGCGAAATTCAAAACGTGCCATACTCAGCGCATTATCTCGATGTTGTGAACCAGGGTGACCTTTGGCCAGATCTGCAGCATGAGCAGCAAGTTTATAAGTAACTACACCAACACGCACGTCTTCCTTGTTAGGTAATCCAAGGTGTTCTTTTGGAGTAACGTAGCATAACATCGCACAACCGTACCAGCCTATCATAGCGGCACCAATTCCAGAGGTAATATGGTCATATCCAGGCGCAATATCTGTTGTAAGCGGCCCTAAAGTGTAAAATGGAGCTTCATCGCAAAGTTCGATTTGCTTCTCCATATTTTCCTTAATCATGTGCATAGGCACGTGACCAGGACCTTCTATAAAACACTGCACATCATGCTTACGAGCGATTTTTGTAAGTTCGCCTAGTGTTTCTAGCTCAGCAAATTGTGCCTCATCATTTGCGTCTGCTACAGATCCTGGACGCAAACCGTCACCTAATGAAAAGGCGACATCGTATTGTTTTAAAATCTCACAGATATCTTCAAAATGTGTATACAAAAAGCTTTCTTTATGATGTGCAAGACACCACTTTGCCATGATAGATCCGCCACGAGAGACGATACCCGTCACACGATTTGCGGTCATAGGCACATAACGTAATAACACACCAGCGTGTATGGTAAAATAATCTACGCCTTGCTCTGCTTGCTCAATTAAGGTGTCCTTAAAAATCTCCCACGTTAGATCTTCGGCAACGCCATTTACTTTTTCTAACGCTTGGTAAATAGGAACTGTTCCCACGGGAACAGGGGAGTTACGTATGATCCACTCGCGTGTTTCATGTATGTTTTCTCCAGTAGATAAATCCATGATATTATCTGCTCCCCAGCGGCATGCCCATACTGCTTTTTCTACTTCTTCCTCAATGGACGAGGTAACTGCAGAGTTTCCAATATTTGCATTGATCTTTACCAAGAAATTACGTCCTAAAATCATAGGCTCTGCTTCTGGGTGGTTAATGTTTGATGGAATTACGGCACGACCTCTTGCAACTTCTGAGCGTACAAATTCTGGCGTGATCTTATCAGGAATAGACGCACCAAAATGTTCTCCTTTATGTTGCTTTCTAATCTCCGTCATCTCATCGATACGCTGATTTTCGCGAATAGCGATATACTCCATTTCTGGAGTGATAATTCCTTGTTTTGCATAATGGAGCTGCGTAACATTTTCACCTTTTTTTGCACGCAAAGGTTTCTTTAAAAGCTTAAAACGCATGTGATCTAGACTCTTATCATTAAGACGCTCATTGCAATAGGTAGAGGAGTAGCTGTCTAATTGTTCTACATTATTGCGCTCCAAAATCCACGACTCACGTATGCGCTCTATACCGCTATGGATATCGATTTCCTTGTTTGGATCTGTATATGGTCCAGAAGTATCATACACCGTTACTGGCTCGTTAGGTGTTTTCTTTTTGGTCATGGAATCCACGGTATCACTAAGCGCAATCTCGCGCATAGCCACTTTAATCTGTGGGTGAATCTTACCGTTTACGTAGATTTTTTTTGAATTAGGAAATGGATTTCGGGTAATGCCGCCTTGCTTAGGCGCAGTGTCTCTATTTTTCATCTTTCTGGATTAATTAATGATGTTTTTCTACTCTTGAAGTGCCTAGAAGTAGCTATTATCCACCTTGTGTGGCTTTAATAATAAGCACAGCATCTCCATCATCAGGAATGGTAGAAACCCAATGTGATCTGGTAATAATGCGCTCATTAATAGCCACAGCAATCCCACTAACCGAAATATCGAGTTGGGTAAGAATCTGATCTAGTGTGACCTGTGCTGGAAATTGATACGAGGTTTGATTGACCTTTATGTTTATCATGTTTAATACAATTATGAAGCATTTGCTTCGGTTATATAAACGATAAAGAAATGAGAAGGATAGAATTAAAAATAGAGGGAATATGCAAGCACTGCAATACCTCTAACTTTTCCCTACGTTGGTATTAACCAAATCAGGTTCTAAGGATTTTTCTCAAACTAATTTAATAGCTACTCCTAAAGTTTAGACTTTAAAAGTAGTAATTATTCTCAACTAGACGAGAGAAAATGTAAAAAAATATAATGTTATGTTTTGGTTGGTAGGTTTTTATAAGGATATAGGAAACAATCTGCTTATTAATAAGTTACTTGATAAACTCTTATAGACACAGCGTAAATCAGCTATTATTCACCGCAAAACGCATTACAAATTGAGTGCCTTCATTGGGTGTACTCGTACAGAAAAGTTCGCCTCCATTCATTTCAACAAAGTCTTTTGAAATGAGTAGCCCAAAGCCAGTTCCTTGTTCTCCCTTAGTACCTAATGTGGTCTTTGGTATGCAATCTTTAACAAGATTTTTGTGCCAATTAGTTTTCATTCCCACACCAAAATCTTGTACGCCTATTTCAATACCCTCAAGCCCTTTCATACTTGATAATATGACATTTTGATTCTTTGTACTGAATTTTATGGCGTTTGAAATCAAATTACGTAATACCACTTTAAACATATTTTCATCAATAAATAGGGTAGGGGTTTCAATTTCAAATAATAGCTTTATGTCCTTTTCTTTTGCTGGGCGTTGAAATTGCTTTGCCATAGTATTAAATATTTCTTCAATATCGCAGTGCTTTTTATTGAGTTTAATTCCTTCTAGCTGATTATATGACCAGTCTAATAAGGCGCTTACCATGGCAATTCTCTCATCCAACTCATTTTTAAGACTTTGTGAGATTTCTTTTAATTCATTGTCCTCTATTTGGTTTTCAAGTAGATTGACCAGTAAAGAAATATTATGCAGCGGTCCTCTAACGTCATGTGTAAGCAAAGAAAACAGCTTGTTTTTAAGAGAATTGACAGATTCAAGTTCGCGATTTTTACTCTCTACATCTTGCTTTGCAATTTGTAGATCTTTCGTCTGCTTGTCTACTTCTAGAGCAAGCATTTTATT includes:
- the thiS gene encoding sulfur carrier protein ThiS → MINIKVNQTSYQFPAQVTLDQILTQLDISVSGIAVAINERIITRSHWVSTIPDDGDAVLIIKATQGG
- a CDS encoding sensor histidine kinase, which codes for MNSFDINFLIVSSFTAIFGVFGVYHFVSYLILRHKILCHYCIILFGLTLHWSWSLFPEGFLPEVIQKNGSLISAMTTTFGFLLFTTNYLNIHRGNHPKISRSYTFLKYSTVLIPILFVLNILTIHIPWLHSSLVMSAAITALLSVLLNIFSGIRLFNEERFNKYYLYAYSPMLLSSVIYISAWFLKENYDVDREFIVFITSLLITLQLILFSILVSYKFKFIEKSNMRTQVETNKMLALEVDKQTKDLQIAKQDVESKNRELESVNSLKNKLFSLLTHDVRGPLHNISLLVNLLENQIEDNELKEISQSLKNELDERIAMVSALLDWSYNQLEGIKLNKKHCDIEEIFNTMAKQFQRPAKEKDIKLLFEIETPTLFIDENMFKVVLRNLISNAIKFSTKNQNVILSSMKGLEGIEIGVQDFGVGMKTNWHKNLVKDCIPKTTLGTKGEQGTGFGLLISKDFVEMNGGELFCTSTPNEGTQFVMRFAVNNS
- a CDS encoding thiamine phosphate synthase; amino-acid sequence: MIIVLSPENNISNEVEILPQLFKQGLACYHLRKPHKSYEEYCAYIQQIDTAFHDKIVVHDHHMIINEFNLKGIHFKEQHRMDHINNPGKYFKGLNMFGKTISSSFHDLQNLEDCYFEFDYHFLSPVFDSISKEGYKGRGFDVNNSDKTIIALGGICPENVAQVNELGYNGIAVLGSIWKAENPLQSFKKIKAVFG
- a CDS encoding hydroxymethylpyrimidine/phosphomethylpyrimidine kinase — encoded protein: MKTNNYILTIAGLDPSSGAGITSDIKTFEAHRLYGLSVCTAVTVQNDIDFKECVWIDKAVIISQIETLFERFKISVVKIGIIQSWEVLSLVLDRLHMLNPEIKVIVDPIIKASAGFDFHSLEHQDILNKIWSQCYVITPNYDEIQLLYPDLSVEKTISHISRFTNIHLKGGHRKDKTGWDVLYHSKTAVKNITPKVEKVLQKHGSGCVLSAALASNILLQQGIEEASINAKYYTEAFLNSTDNSLGQHSYPPMKIKS
- the thiC gene encoding phosphomethylpyrimidine synthase ThiC, with the protein product MKNRDTAPKQGGITRNPFPNSKKIYVNGKIHPQIKVAMREIALSDTVDSMTKKKTPNEPVTVYDTSGPYTDPNKEIDIHSGIERIRESWILERNNVEQLDSYSSTYCNERLNDKSLDHMRFKLLKKPLRAKKGENVTQLHYAKQGIITPEMEYIAIRENQRIDEMTEIRKQHKGEHFGASIPDKITPEFVRSEVARGRAVIPSNINHPEAEPMILGRNFLVKINANIGNSAVTSSIEEEVEKAVWACRWGADNIMDLSTGENIHETREWIIRNSPVPVGTVPIYQALEKVNGVAEDLTWEIFKDTLIEQAEQGVDYFTIHAGVLLRYVPMTANRVTGIVSRGGSIMAKWCLAHHKESFLYTHFEDICEILKQYDVAFSLGDGLRPGSVADANDEAQFAELETLGELTKIARKHDVQCFIEGPGHVPMHMIKENMEKQIELCDEAPFYTLGPLTTDIAPGYDHITSGIGAAMIGWYGCAMLCYVTPKEHLGLPNKEDVRVGVVTYKLAAHAADLAKGHPGSQHRDNALSMARFEFRWEDQFNLGLDPERAREYHDETLPAAGAKVAHFCSMCGPKFCSMKISQEVRDFAAVNDIVDNEVIQKGMEEKSKEFKAKGSEVYL
- a CDS encoding thiazole synthase, producing the protein MNDILKIADKEFSSRLFTGTGKFSADHLMREALIASESELITVALKRVDVANEEDTMLQSIMCPHVNILPNTSGVRTATEAVFAAQLAREALETNWIKLEIHPDPKYLLPDPIETLKAAKELVKLGFVVMPYIHADPVLCKRLEDVGAQCVMPLGAPIGTNKGIKTVDFLEIIIEQSNVPVIVDAGIGSPSHAAYAMELGADAVLVNTAIAVSKNPVAMAKAFKMAVQAGRIAYNAKLAPIKTYAEASSPLTSFLN
- the thiE gene encoding thiamine phosphate synthase — its product is MIPKLHYISQGNTPEAHLDNLQKACSHGATLVQLRLKNVPLDQVLIIAREARTITAQYDTKLIINDHYEVAKEVKADGVHLGKTDSCPTVARAHLYSWQIIGGTANTLEDCLSLRDKGVDYIGLGPLRFTTTKKNLSPVLGYNGYHLITETLKTKTPIIAIGGITVDDVTDLLETGIHGIAVSGEITHDFTKIEAFQKSLGASFNKEQHHTLNNI